The following DNA comes from SAR324 cluster bacterium.
CTTGTCGATCAAACATTGACCAGAAGAGCCCCAGCCCCCCATGGGTAGCCAATTAAGGGAAACGGCAAAGATCAGGATTAGCCACATCGCCACGACAAAATTGGGCACAGTGACGCCCAGACTAGAAACAAAGGTGACTAGCGTGTCGACCCAGGAATTCTGGTGATAGGCAGCGTAAATTCCAGCTAAGATGCCGAAACCAAAGGCAACAACAATCGTTGTTAGCCCTACTTGAACAGTAATGGCCCAGGACTTACTGATCAACTTGGCGACAGTGGTATGAGGGCGTTGGTAGGGGATACCAAAGTCGAAGCGAACTGCATGGCTCATATAATTGATGTACTGCTTCCAGACGGGCTGATCCAAACCGTACTTCTTGAGAATGTTGGCCTTTGCGGCCGGAGGGAGGCGGCCCTTTCGTTCGTCGAATGGACCGCCTGGAACGGAGTGCATCAGGGAAAAGACGATTATGGACACAGCAAGGAGAATCATCATCAACGCAAAAATTCTCCCACAAATGTAACCTAGCA
Coding sequences within:
- a CDS encoding ABC transporter permease; amino-acid sequence: MLGYICGRIFALMMILLAVSIIVFSLMHSVPGGPFDERKGRLPPAAKANILKKYGLDQPVWKQYINYMSHAVRFDFGIPYQRPHTTVAKLISKSWAITVQVGLTTIVVAFGFGILAGIYAAYHQNSWVDTLVTFVSSLGVTVPNFVVAMWLILIFAVSLNWLPMGGWGSSGQCLIDKYFCTDWILPVVAYAIAPMAIVARYTRASIVEVMGEDYVRTARAKGLSEVKVMRKHVLRNAQIPMVTALGTEIP